cccacatccaatgaatgtaTAAAAAAAGGTTATCTGTCTGAAGATGAAGAAACTGTAAATCAGCAACAAGCTGCCGTGTAAAGGATAATATTCAGAAGCCTTGGGTCAGCTCCAGTTTGCATTGGACAATCATGCAGTTTTCATTATTATTTTCTGTCTTCCAAGGAGCACCAGTTAATCATTATATCTGGTCACTTATTACATCATGATCACAGGATCATTATATCTGTTTGCTTCTCCCATTTAATCAATTTGCCAGTtcttacctttttttaaaataaatttagagtaccaatttcttttttcaattaaggagcaactgAGCATGGCAaaatatctgtgtggagtttgtacattctctccgtgggtttcacccccacaacacaaagatgtgcatggtaggtggattggccacgctaaattgccccttaattggaaaaaattaattgggtactctaaatttatttttaaaaaaagatcgagAGGAGACCTGATTAGGGTGTTCATAATTATGAGGAACCTAGATGGGGTAAGGAGAAAGAAACTGTTCCCGTTGATGGAGGGCCGAGATCCAGTGGGCAccgatttaagatgattggcaaaagaagcaacaatAACGTGAGGAAAATCTCTTTACGCAGAAAGTGGTTagtatctggaatgcactgattgAGAGGGTGCTGGGGGTAGATTCAATCACGGCGCTTAAAGAAACAGACCAGGTACCTGATTTACTTTGGACATGCAGTGAAGAATGGTAATGTCATTAACAAAGTTTTTGTGGAAGTGTTACTGCCAGGACAATTGCTAACCATAGGACACAGATCtcctcccaccccagcccaatTGATTGGTTAACACACACATACCAAGAATGGAACCTGAGATTCCCAGATCCAAAGGAATAGCTGCTCCATGAGGGTAGTTCACATGCCCCCTCAGCTGCCAGgggatgatggaatactctccaattggcTGAATGAGTCCGGCTTCAAAACCTCCCAAGACGCTCAACATCATTGAAGACTGGCACCCCGTCTACCACCTTTGACATTCAATCCCTTTATcatggcacggtggtacagtggttagcactgttgcctcgcagcgccagagccacaagttcagttccagccttgggtgactgtctgtatggagtttgctcattcttcccgattctgtgtgggtttcctctgggtgctctggtttcctcccacagtcatttggagggtcggtgcagacttaatgggaattctagggattctatggaatcaccgatgcacaatggcagcagtttgCACCATCTACAATATGAACTGCAggatagcaccttccaacccatggggcggaattctccgactccccgggggcccccgccgtgtcctgacttctccgccccccccgagattcggcgggggcggaaattgtgcgtgccggtcggcgggtcccgcgcggcgattctccggcccgtgatgggccgaagtcccgccgctgacaggcctctcccgacctgaccggcgggattggcgggctccggggtcctggggggggggggcacggggcgatctgacttcggggggtgcccccacggtggcctggcccgcgataggggcccaccgatcggcgggcgggcctgtgccgtgggggtactctttttcttccggaagagacccactcccctgcgcatgcgccggtatgatgtcagcagccgctgacgcaccgatgCATGCTCgaacttacgccggctggcgaagtcctttcggccccggctgacatggcgccaaaggccgttcacgccagctggcggagtgggaactactccggcgcgggcctagcccctcaaagtgagggcttggcccctaaaggtgcggaattctccgcacctttggggcggcctgacaccggagtggttcacgccactccgacacgccgggaccccccgccccgctgggtaggggagaatcccgaccctggtctCTGCCgcctagaaggtcaagggcagcagctacagaggaacaccaccacctgcaagtttcccactaaaccacacaccatcctgacttggaactatagcacttttccttcagtgtcgctgggtcagaGTCCTGGAgatccctcctgaacagcactgtggatgtacctacaattGTCTACTTTGGTTCAACAAGGTGGTTCATGACCACCTTCTCTAGGGCATTTAAGGATGTTTGCCACATGTACATAGTGTGTGTACCGATTGCACAAGGATGCACCAATCATGTTGTCTGGACATAATACTCTGTTGAAAATGATGGCTGCAAGTTCTCCCTCTCCATATGAAAAATGGTTTCTTAAACAGTTTTTAAGAAGGGTTGTAGGTACCCTGAAATCCTACTCAatataacattaaaaaaaataatagcaCCAATCTCTACTGTTCTTCTCTGAACAGGTGATCTCCTACATCCTGCATTTCCTCTCCACATCTGATAGGAAGGAGGCTTCATTGGTGAATAGAGCCTGGTATGCTGCCTCTCTGGACCAAAGTCTGCAGGTAActcccttttaaaaataaaacacaattTAGATTTCTATTTAATATTCTCCTCCTGAAGGCACTGACTCTTTCAGGACTACTATTCCATGAGCAGCAGTTAGATAGGGATATCTTGCCAAAGTCACCTTGAGTGTTGGAAGGTCTTTCAAACAAGATGACCTGACCTCACCCTCACTTGTTCTGCAGATGTCTCCAGTTCCCAGGAAGGGTCATTAGCTGGCAATCTGCATTGGGAATGCTGGCTGATTTTGTCCCCTTTGTCCTAAGGTATAATGCATGGACAATTCTAATCAGTCCTGCTGCTACCTCACCACTGATCAGATAGCTTATCACCAGCATCCACTCCAGTTGTACTCTTCATGTTTGGGAATGTTCAGGAAGACCCGGGGAGTGGGAATCGAGGAATTAACTATATGGCGCATTGTGGTCAGAGAGAAAGGAGAAACTGTATTCCAGGTGGAGTAACCCAGTGCTAGGCATAGAGAGCAGGacggtgttgggggatgggggaagtgttGGACCATGTtgtgagatgggggaggacagTAGTGCAAACCCAGTTGGGCGAAGATAAGAGTGCAgaaccctgggcagcacggtgccgcaatggttagcactgctgcctcatggcgccgaggtcccaggttcaatctcggctctgggtcactgtccgtgtggagttgcacattctccctgtgtttgcgtgggttttgccgtcacaacccaaagatattcaggctaggtaggttggccacgctaaattgccccttaattggataaaatgaattgggtactctaaatttataaaataaagagTGTAGAACCctttatggggtgggggtgtgtgatggaaGGGTGAGAGTGCGGGACTGAGTCATgcagtggggaggggtgtgggattgCAGTACCATGTTGGGGATAGGAGGTGGGTCGGATTTCAGGACTGTGtcatggggtggggagaggtgcaAGTATGGGAGTGTGTCGGGGTTAGTTTGATTGCGGCACTGTGTTGGCGGTAGGGTGAGGATCGGATTTCAGGACTGTATCATGGGATGGGAGTTGGGGAGTGAGGAACTGTGTTGGGGTAGGGGGAGCATGGTTTGCGGGGCTATGTTGGGagtttgggggagggtgtgtgtgtgtgactgtcaagGGGTAGGTCAGCCATTGCTACCTGGAGACCCCTTGGAAATGAAAGGGCGATAAAGATCGGCCCCACCCTTGGTTATAAAGCCCCATACAGATATAGGTTATTTTTGTTTCTTTGAAAATAAGATACCTGACATTACCTAGTTTGAAGTACTGCCTGGAATTAGAAGGGATAGTACTTATCCAAGATGGCTAGGTTATCTGACTATTGTTTGCTTTTTGCGTACAGAAAAATGTCTTCTATCACCTCCAAGGAACATCCGATTCCCTTGAGTTCATCAGAGACTTGGGGCAGAGGCAGGCTTCCTGTGTGGCTCTGAGTGACCTCGATGCATCAGCTACTTCAAAGATGGTCGTACAGAACATTGCGCTCCACCTGGCCCCACATCTGAAAAAACTCTTCCTGCGGGACAGCAACATCACTGAGAGCTCCTTCATGGCCCTGGTTCCATCCTGCCGCAACCTAAGGGGCCTTGACCTCAGTGGCTGCAACAGCCTTTTCCTGCCTGGCACCTTGCTGTCAACGGAAGAGAGCAAAGCAAGAACAGCCAAAGCACTGGTGGACCTCCGTGAGCTCAATCTCTCCAACCTCCGGTACCTCTCTGACTTAATCTTCAATCGACTTACTGAATGCACCCCCAAACTCCAAATGCTGGCTCTTGCTGCCTGCCCCATTGCCTTTGAGTTTGATCCCTACCGAGGATTAAAAATGTACAATTCTACCGGTATGCTGACGCTGAACAGCATCCTGAGTTTGCTATGCAAACAGGCTGCCACACTGAAGTGCTTAAATTTCAGCCGGACCAGCATCACGAGCGAAGCAATACAGTCAGTCGTCCAAGTGACTGGGCTACATCTGGAGGTGTTGCTGCTTCGGCATTGCAAGGACTTGACGGACGATGCAGTCTGTGCCATCTGCATGTGCCAGCCGGGGCTCACCACCCTGGATCTCACCGGCTGTGCCGAGCTGACCAACAGATCTGTCTCAGCAGTAACGGGTCTGCCATACCTGGAACATCTATTCTTGGGCAAAATCAGACTCCTGACAGATAACGGGTTGAAGAACCTGTCAACCATCCCAACCCTGCAGACGCTAGACTTGTCTGAGTGCTACCAAGTTAGTGGTCTTGAACTGGTCAAGGGCTTCGTCTTGCCACAGGCCAGGGCGAGTTTAGTGAGTCTCAACTTCAGCTGCTGCACCATGGTGAAAGTAAGTCACTCTACAATGTTACTCGCGCTATACTGAATGCCAGAAAAATAGCCCCAAAATTTCTAGATTGTTGCGGGTTAATATGATCATGGCATATGAGCAATGAGCTAATTTTACCATGACTTTTCAGCCCTTTTGTTTTGTGATACCAAGTTCCAGCAGAAGTGGGAGATGGGTGCCTTTTTTTGCGCTTGGTTACCCAGTGAAGGCTGTCAGTAACCATGATT
The window above is part of the Scyliorhinus canicula chromosome 9, sScyCan1.1, whole genome shotgun sequence genome. Proteins encoded here:
- the LOC119971487 gene encoding F-box/LRR-repeat protein 2-like isoform X4, with protein sequence MEKEAPNLPVEVISYILHFLSTSDRKEASLVNRAWYAASLDQSLQKNVFYHLQGTSDSLEFIRDLGQRQASCVALSDLDASATSKMVVQNIALHLAPHLKKLFLRDSNITESSFMALVPSCRNLRGLDLSGCNSLFLPGTLLSTEESKARTAKALVDLRELNLSNLRYLSDLIFNRLTECTPKLQMLALAACPIAFEFDPYRGLKMYNSTGMLTLNSILSLLCKQAATLKCLNFSRTSITSEAIQSVVQVTGLHLEVLLLRHCKDLTDDAVCAICMCQPGLTTLDLTGCAELTNRSVSAVTGLPYLEHLFLGKIRLLTDNGLKNLSTIPTLQTLDLSECYQVSGLELVKGFVLPQARASLVSLNFSCCTMVKDEKPQITTESDMEPSKEKEGASLKTLTCLKELCLTACTKLTDASITREIRFQELKTLTLSMVREITDESVISIAAHCRSLEGLALNHCAHLTDQGMIAAACHMKRLTNLEISCCDKITNQALEVLMQQCKWLRSLDVSMCGGLLIADIERLQHFHPRLTSVKAKYMGVWTCVPDSLNETG
- the LOC119971487 gene encoding F-box/LRR-repeat protein 2-like isoform X1; the encoded protein is MEKEAPNLPVEVISYILHFLSTSDRKEASLVNRAWYAASLDQSLQKNVFYHLQGTSDSLEFIRDLGQRQASCVALSDLDASATSKMVVQNIALHLAPHLKKLFLRDSNITESSFMALVPSCRNLRGLDLSGCNSLFLPGTLLSTEESKARTAKALVDLRELNLSNLRYLSDLIFNRLTECTPKLQMLALAACPIAFEFDPYRGLKMYNSTGMLTLNSILSLLCKQAATLKCLNFSRTSITSEAIQSVVQVTGLHLEVLLLRHCKDLTDDAVCAICMCQPGLTTLDLTGCAELTNRSVSAVTGLPYLEHLFLGKIRLLTDNGLKNLSTIPTLQTLDLSECYQVSGLELVKGFVLPQARASLVSLNFSCCTMVKDSCVFSMGTILCESLQVLDLTSCVYITDFSVCVITNYLKGLTTLRLGWCKEITDKGLLGLNIANNNRQLGMKDEKPQITTESDMEPSKEKEGASLKTLTCLKELCLTACTKLTDASITREIRFQELKTLTLSMVREITDESVISIAAHCRSLEGLALNHCAHLTDQGMIAAACHMKRLTNLEISCCDKITNQALEVLMQQCKWLRSLDVSMCGGLLIADIERLQHFHPRLTSVKAKYMGVWTCVPDSLNETG
- the LOC119971487 gene encoding F-box/LRR-repeat protein 2-like isoform X3; this encodes MEKEAPNLPVEVISYILHFLSTSDRKEASLVNRAWYAASLDQSLQKNVFYHLQGTSDSLEFIRDLGQRQASCVALSDLDASATSKMVVQNIALHLAPHLKKLFLRDSNITESSFMALVPSCRNLRGLDLSGCNSLFLPGTLLSTEESKARTAKALVDLRELNLSNLRYLSDLIFNRLTECTPKLQMLALAACPIAFEFDPYRGLKMYNSTGMLTLNSILSLLCKQAATLKCLNFSRTSITSEAIQSVVQVTGLHLEVLLLRHCKDLTDDAVCAICMCQPGLTTLDLTGCAELTNRSVSAVTGLPYLEHLFLGKIRLLTDNGLKNLSTIPTLQTLDLSECYQVSGLELVKGFVLPQARASLVSLNFSCCTMVKDSCVFSMGTILCESLQVLDLTSCVYITDFSVCVITNYLKGLTTLRLGWCKEITDKGLLGLNIANNNRQLGMKEIRFQELKTLTLSMVREITDESVISIAAHCRSLEGLALNHCAHLTDQGMIAAACHMKRLTNLEISCCDKITNQALEVLMQQCKWLRSLDVSMCGGLLIADIERLQHFHPRLTSVKAKYMGVWTCVPDSLNETG
- the LOC119971487 gene encoding F-box/LRR-repeat protein 2-like isoform X2, which produces MWKIAQVISYILHFLSTSDRKEASLVNRAWYAASLDQSLQKNVFYHLQGTSDSLEFIRDLGQRQASCVALSDLDASATSKMVVQNIALHLAPHLKKLFLRDSNITESSFMALVPSCRNLRGLDLSGCNSLFLPGTLLSTEESKARTAKALVDLRELNLSNLRYLSDLIFNRLTECTPKLQMLALAACPIAFEFDPYRGLKMYNSTGMLTLNSILSLLCKQAATLKCLNFSRTSITSEAIQSVVQVTGLHLEVLLLRHCKDLTDDAVCAICMCQPGLTTLDLTGCAELTNRSVSAVTGLPYLEHLFLGKIRLLTDNGLKNLSTIPTLQTLDLSECYQVSGLELVKGFVLPQARASLVSLNFSCCTMVKDSCVFSMGTILCESLQVLDLTSCVYITDFSVCVITNYLKGLTTLRLGWCKEITDKGLLGLNIANNNRQLGMKDEKPQITTESDMEPSKEKEGASLKTLTCLKELCLTACTKLTDASITREIRFQELKTLTLSMVREITDESVISIAAHCRSLEGLALNHCAHLTDQGMIAAACHMKRLTNLEISCCDKITNQALEVLMQQCKWLRSLDVSMCGGLLIADIERLQHFHPRLTSVKAKYMGVWTCVPDSLNETG